Proteins found in one archaeon genomic segment:
- the trxA gene encoding thioredoxin → MHIEGSRFQDEVIRSSQPVLVDFYADWCGPCKVVEPILERLSKEYEGKVKFVKIDTDQNQELAMHFGIMSIPTVMFFAKGKVEDIVIGAVPAAVLKTKVDELLTKA, encoded by the coding sequence ATGCACATCGAAGGAAGCAGGTTCCAGGACGAGGTCATCCGGTCCTCCCAGCCCGTGCTGGTGGACTTCTACGCGGACTGGTGCGGCCCCTGCAAGGTCGTGGAGCCGATCCTGGAGCGCCTCTCCAAGGAGTACGAAGGGAAAGTGAAGTTCGTCAAGATCGACACCGACCAGAACCAGGAGCTCGCGATGCATTTCGGTATCATGAGCATACCTACGGTCATGTTCTTCGCAAAGGGCAAGGTCGAGGATATCGTGATCGGCGCGGTCCCCGCGGCGGTCCTCAAGACTAAGGTCGACGAACTCCTCACGAAGGCCTAG
- a CDS encoding TIGR00296 family protein produces MRGASGRNRLPLSPEEGEEAVRLARASVSGLLAGQAPFNRGWEGAFLKETGVFVTINSASDGPEKLRGCIGYPYPVMRLGEAITSASVSAATEDPRFRPVSTRELGSVLFEVSVLSPPAKLASAKRTDFPSKVRVGVDGLMVSRGHYSGLLLPQVATEFGMDATEFLSQACTKAGLPPDSWLDPETEVQIFQAQIFAEATPGGPVREVKQRAS; encoded by the coding sequence TTGAGAGGCGCCTCAGGGAGAAATCGATTGCCTCTGTCGCCAGAAGAGGGAGAAGAAGCGGTCCGCCTCGCTAGGGCCTCGGTGTCCGGGCTGCTCGCGGGCCAAGCGCCCTTCAATCGGGGCTGGGAGGGGGCTTTCTTGAAGGAGACCGGCGTCTTCGTTACCATAAACAGCGCTTCGGACGGGCCGGAGAAACTGAGAGGGTGCATCGGGTACCCGTACCCCGTCATGAGACTCGGTGAGGCGATCACCTCCGCCTCTGTCTCGGCTGCGACCGAGGACCCGAGGTTCCGACCGGTGTCTACCAGAGAGCTTGGTTCGGTGCTCTTCGAGGTCAGCGTCCTGTCGCCCCCTGCGAAGCTGGCCTCAGCCAAGAGGACCGACTTCCCATCTAAGGTCAGGGTCGGGGTCGACGGCTTGATGGTGAGCAGAGGTCACTACAGCGGCCTCCTCCTGCCCCAGGTCGCAACGGAGTTCGGCATGGATGCGACCGAGTTCCTCTCCCAGGCCTGCACGAAGGCAGGGCTCCCTCCAGATTCGTGGCTCGACCCGGAGACCGAGGTTCAAATTTTCCAGGCCCAGATCTTCGCAGAGGCGACCCCGGGTGGCCCTGTTCGCGAAGTCAAACAGAGAGCATCCTAA
- the thiI gene encoding tRNA 4-thiouridine(8) synthase ThiI, translated as METFVAHYSEIALKGKNRPEFVRLLRRNLGKALSGLEASISFEDGRFLIRAKGSAEEVAPALSTVFGLSWFARATISERDYGKIREEVMLHASGNEATFKIAARRSDKSFPLSSTELERRLGAEVVSKTGKKVRLDGPELTIHVDVLRERALVYSDRSKGPGGLPVGTAGRVVHLFSGGIDSPVSAWLMMKRGCRPVYLHFYLAPTPEVPLTSKVARLVEMLSAYSGKNTLILVPFADYQISTFGVPGELEPSLFRRFMRMTAEAVAPALGASGISTGDALSQAASQTLWNLKAFDEGSTLPILRPLLSYDKEEVIALARRIGTYETSLEEYKDCCAIVSRHPRTRVKAQLVSEYAGGYSFKQLVWDSIGKGTLATYNQTTRAWKSGPLREGLHLPAEELKAEAKL; from the coding sequence ATGGAGACCTTCGTAGCCCACTACTCTGAGATCGCGCTGAAGGGCAAGAACAGGCCGGAGTTCGTCAGGCTCTTGCGCAGGAACCTTGGCAAGGCCCTCTCAGGCCTCGAGGCGAGCATCTCCTTCGAGGATGGGAGGTTCCTGATTAGGGCTAAGGGCAGCGCAGAGGAGGTCGCTCCCGCCCTCTCCACCGTCTTCGGCCTCTCATGGTTCGCCCGTGCTACGATCTCGGAGAGAGACTACGGCAAGATCCGTGAAGAGGTCATGCTGCATGCATCCGGCAACGAGGCTACTTTCAAAATCGCGGCAAGGAGGTCGGACAAGTCGTTTCCCCTCTCGTCCACGGAGCTCGAGAGAAGACTAGGCGCCGAGGTCGTCTCAAAGACCGGCAAGAAGGTCCGCCTAGACGGGCCGGAGCTGACGATCCACGTGGACGTTCTGCGGGAGAGGGCTCTGGTATACTCGGACAGGTCCAAGGGCCCGGGGGGGCTCCCAGTGGGTACTGCTGGAAGGGTCGTCCACCTCTTCTCCGGGGGGATCGACTCCCCGGTCTCGGCATGGCTGATGATGAAGCGCGGATGCAGGCCGGTCTACCTCCACTTCTACCTGGCACCGACGCCCGAGGTTCCGTTGACGAGCAAAGTCGCGAGGCTCGTCGAGATGCTGTCTGCCTACTCTGGCAAGAACACACTGATCCTCGTGCCTTTTGCCGACTATCAGATTTCTACTTTCGGGGTCCCGGGGGAGCTGGAGCCCTCCTTGTTCCGCAGGTTCATGCGCATGACCGCGGAGGCGGTCGCGCCCGCACTCGGAGCCTCGGGGATCTCCACGGGCGACGCTCTCTCGCAGGCTGCTTCGCAGACGCTCTGGAATCTGAAGGCCTTCGACGAGGGCTCGACCCTCCCGATACTGAGGCCGCTCCTCTCCTATGACAAGGAGGAAGTGATCGCGCTCGCGAGAAGAATCGGCACGTACGAGACTTCCCTCGAGGAATACAAGGACTGCTGCGCGATCGTGTCCAGGCATCCGCGCACCAGGGTCAAGGCCCAACTGGTCTCAGAGTATGCGGGCGGCTACTCCTTCAAGCAGCTGGTCTGGGACTCGATTGGAAAGGGCACCCTGGCAACCTACAACCAGACGACCAGGGCCTGGAAGTCCGGCCCCCTAAGGGAAGGCCTGCACCTGCCCGCAGAAGAGCTTAAGGCCGAGGCAAAATTATAA
- a CDS encoding ribosomal protein L13e, which yields MSAKPSKTKATKKSKAEPKAAKVAKVVSIRPSGTPPRPMVLSRHVDTMITREGRGFSMVELAGASVSQKDAWKWGVKLDSKRRSLLDHNVESLRKWASTAQKPKVAEPKPEPVVEAEPEPKPKPAAAKKATKKPAAKKKKA from the coding sequence ATGAGCGCGAAGCCCTCAAAGACCAAGGCCACCAAGAAATCGAAGGCCGAGCCCAAAGCAGCCAAGGTAGCCAAGGTCGTATCAATCCGTCCGTCTGGGACTCCTCCCCGGCCGATGGTCCTGAGCAGGCACGTCGACACTATGATCACGAGGGAGGGCAGAGGATTCTCGATGGTGGAGCTGGCCGGGGCGAGCGTCTCTCAGAAGGACGCCTGGAAGTGGGGGGTGAAGCTGGACTCGAAGAGAAGGAGCTTGTTAGACCACAACGTGGAGTCGCTGCGGAAGTGGGCCTCTACGGCCCAGAAGCCGAAAGTGGCCGAGCCCAAGCCTGAACCAGTCGTCGAGGCTGAGCCTGAGCCCAAGCCGAAGCCGGCCGCGGCCAAGAAGGCGACGAAGAAGCCAGCCGCAAAGAAGAAGAAAGCCTAG
- the radA gene encoding DNA repair and recombination protein RadA, with the protein MSETNEELELDTLPGVGPATKQKLNDAGIETILDLATAGPMDIADAVDIDVSKAVELNNKARKKLVELKRLEPDFMNAADLLVKRKAIDRVSTGSKNLDDLLGGGIETWAMTEFYGEFGSGKSQICHTLCVLVQADKDQGGLGAGAIYIDTEGTFRPERIAEIAEARGFDSDKILSRITVARAYNSAHQELIVKDLGRYIEANKVKLVVLDSAVAHYRAEFVGRGTLSERQQRLNRFMHQLLRTAEIYNVAVVVTNQVQAAPDSFFGDPTRPTGGHVVAHTSTYRIYLRKAAKNRIARMVDSPYHPERDAVFLLDDKGVDDPAEDSPRKK; encoded by the coding sequence TTGTCTGAAACTAACGAAGAGCTGGAGTTGGACACCCTTCCGGGCGTGGGTCCGGCCACGAAACAGAAGCTCAACGACGCCGGGATTGAGACAATCCTCGACCTCGCGACCGCAGGCCCGATGGACATCGCGGATGCAGTCGACATCGACGTCTCAAAGGCGGTGGAGCTGAACAACAAGGCGAGGAAGAAGCTCGTGGAGCTGAAGAGGCTCGAGCCGGACTTCATGAACGCGGCCGACCTGCTCGTGAAGCGGAAGGCGATCGACAGAGTCTCGACCGGCTCCAAGAACCTGGACGACCTCCTCGGCGGTGGGATAGAGACGTGGGCCATGACAGAGTTCTACGGCGAGTTCGGGAGCGGGAAGAGCCAGATCTGCCACACGCTCTGCGTGTTGGTCCAGGCGGACAAGGACCAGGGGGGCCTCGGAGCTGGCGCGATCTACATCGACACTGAGGGGACCTTCAGGCCGGAGCGCATCGCGGAGATCGCAGAGGCGCGCGGCTTCGACTCCGACAAGATACTCTCGCGGATCACTGTCGCCAGGGCCTACAACAGCGCCCACCAGGAGCTGATTGTCAAGGATCTCGGCAGGTACATCGAGGCGAACAAGGTGAAGCTCGTAGTGCTGGACAGCGCGGTCGCGCACTACAGGGCCGAGTTCGTGGGCAGGGGCACCCTCTCCGAGAGGCAGCAGCGCCTGAACAGGTTCATGCACCAGCTCCTGAGGACCGCGGAGATCTACAACGTCGCAGTGGTGGTCACCAACCAGGTCCAGGCGGCTCCCGATTCGTTCTTCGGCGACCCGACGAGGCCCACGGGCGGGCACGTCGTCGCCCACACCAGCACCTACAGGATCTACCTGAGGAAGGCTGCCAAGAACCGCATAGCCAGGATGGTCGACAGCCCGTACCACCCCGAGAGGGACGCTGTCTTCCTCCTCGACGACAAGGGAGTCGACGACCCGGCGGAAGACTCGCCGAGAAAGAAGTAA
- a CDS encoding inositol-3-phosphate synthase produces MGKIKVAIAGVGNCASALIQGINYYTEKGPDEGLTYWKVGRYTPEDLEFVAAFDVSAKKVGKDLSQAIFSAPNNTEKISEVAKMGVTVKKGPVLDGIGKYLKEVVPLSGKKDESVPDELERSGAEILVNYLPVGSTKASHMYAEAALEAGVGFINAIPVFIASDEAWASRFAKANLPVAGDDVMSQIGATVLHKTLVKMAIDRGVKVDETYQLNIGGDTDFLNMLEESRLKDKRESKTSAVRAMSPYEVPTRIGPSDYVPFLDNDKVCYIWLKGRYFGGTTVKMDVKLHVVDAYDSGGVMVDAIRGTRLALDRGVGGQLTSLSAFCFKHPPVQMPYPAAKSAFEEFSSGKLER; encoded by the coding sequence TTGGGCAAGATCAAGGTCGCGATTGCAGGGGTCGGGAACTGCGCGTCCGCGCTCATCCAGGGGATCAACTACTATACCGAAAAGGGGCCCGACGAAGGGCTCACCTACTGGAAGGTCGGCCGGTACACCCCTGAAGACCTCGAGTTCGTGGCGGCCTTCGATGTATCGGCCAAGAAGGTGGGGAAGGACCTTTCACAGGCGATCTTCAGCGCGCCAAACAACACCGAGAAGATCAGCGAGGTGGCGAAGATGGGTGTCACGGTCAAGAAGGGGCCGGTCCTCGACGGGATCGGGAAGTACCTGAAGGAGGTCGTCCCGCTCTCAGGGAAGAAAGACGAGTCAGTGCCAGATGAGCTCGAGAGGTCCGGCGCGGAGATTCTGGTCAACTACCTCCCGGTGGGGAGCACCAAAGCCTCGCACATGTACGCGGAGGCGGCACTCGAAGCCGGCGTCGGTTTCATCAACGCCATACCTGTCTTCATCGCCTCTGACGAGGCTTGGGCCTCGAGGTTCGCGAAGGCGAACCTGCCGGTCGCCGGGGACGACGTCATGAGCCAAATAGGCGCCACGGTGCTGCACAAGACGCTCGTGAAGATGGCCATAGACAGGGGCGTCAAGGTGGACGAGACCTACCAGCTCAACATAGGAGGCGACACCGACTTCCTGAACATGCTCGAGGAGAGCCGGCTCAAGGACAAGAGGGAGAGCAAGACGAGCGCCGTGAGGGCGATGTCTCCCTACGAGGTCCCGACCAGGATAGGGCCCAGCGACTACGTGCCGTTCCTCGACAACGACAAGGTCTGCTACATCTGGCTAAAGGGCAGGTACTTCGGAGGGACCACCGTCAAGATGGACGTCAAGCTCCACGTGGTAGACGCCTACGACAGCGGCGGGGTAATGGTGGACGCGATCCGGGGGACCCGCCTGGCGCTGGACAGGGGGGTCGGGGGCCAGCTCACGAGCCTCTCCGCGTTCTGCTTCAAGCATCCGCCAGTCCAGATGCCTTACCCGGCGGCAAAGTCCGCCTTCGAAGAGTTCAGCTCTGGGAAACTGGAACGCTGA
- a CDS encoding COX15/CtaA family protein: MDFKRIALFASVVALLLQLMVGAYVTAAGFGGACGTDLPRDWPTCLGGLLPPAQLGPVAEYTHRILALLSTFLLLASAAIYWRGSFGGDPARKLLLASIALIFGEILLGGLVVSRELQPSLVALHQGVAVVIFGLVVAALAKSRPKQQGST; encoded by the coding sequence TTGGACTTCAAGCGAATCGCTCTGTTCGCGTCAGTCGTGGCCCTGCTTCTCCAGCTAATGGTCGGCGCCTACGTCACAGCGGCGGGCTTCGGTGGTGCATGCGGCACCGACCTCCCAAGGGACTGGCCCACGTGTCTCGGGGGGCTCCTACCGCCTGCACAGCTCGGCCCGGTGGCCGAGTACACACACAGGATCCTGGCGCTCCTGTCCACGTTCCTTCTCCTCGCCTCTGCCGCGATCTATTGGCGCGGGAGTTTCGGCGGGGACCCCGCGAGGAAACTTCTGCTCGCGTCGATAGCCCTGATCTTTGGTGAGATCCTCCTAGGGGGCCTTGTAGTGTCCCGAGAGCTGCAGCCGTCCCTGGTCGCGCTGCATCAGGGTGTGGCAGTGGTGATATTCGGGCTGGTGGTCGCTGCGTTGGCCAAGAGTAGGCCAAAGCAACAGGGATCAACCTAG
- a CDS encoding tyrosine--tRNA ligase codes for MDLESRMSLLKGVGEEIITERELRTLLETNDHPTAYDGFEPSGLAHLPFGVLRPILVEDMVKAGVKMKLWIADWFAWVNNKMGGDLDKIQEVGKYFVEVWRAAGVDMSKVEVLWTSEAARQEDYWKRVVTVAQETTLARTQRALTIAGRTTKEAVHTAQLFYPMMQVADIFWLDVDICQLGLDQRRANILAREIAEKMKWKKPVAIHHHMLIGLQGKKEAEGFDESAAVDSEITSKMSKSKPETSIFVHDGKEVILKKLNSAYCPAKVLEGNAPMEYSKYIIFRKQKTLKVERPEKFGGNEEFASYEELETAFLAGKLHPADLKRGVGESLDRIISPIREHFEKDPAARRLYMAVKSAETTR; via the coding sequence ATGGACCTCGAGTCCAGGATGAGCCTCCTCAAGGGTGTCGGCGAGGAGATCATCACTGAGAGGGAGCTCCGGACCCTCTTGGAGACCAACGACCATCCGACCGCATACGACGGCTTCGAGCCCAGCGGGCTCGCCCACCTCCCCTTCGGAGTCTTGAGGCCGATCCTCGTCGAGGACATGGTCAAGGCCGGGGTCAAGATGAAGCTTTGGATAGCGGACTGGTTCGCCTGGGTCAACAACAAGATGGGCGGCGACCTGGACAAGATCCAGGAGGTCGGGAAGTACTTCGTGGAGGTGTGGCGCGCGGCCGGCGTCGACATGTCAAAGGTCGAGGTCCTCTGGACGAGCGAGGCCGCCAGGCAAGAGGACTATTGGAAGCGTGTGGTCACGGTCGCACAGGAGACTACCCTGGCACGGACTCAGAGGGCGCTTACCATCGCAGGCCGGACGACCAAGGAGGCCGTCCATACGGCCCAGCTCTTCTACCCGATGATGCAGGTCGCCGACATCTTCTGGCTGGACGTGGACATATGCCAGCTCGGCCTCGACCAGCGCAGGGCCAACATACTCGCTCGAGAGATCGCGGAGAAGATGAAGTGGAAGAAGCCAGTGGCAATACATCATCACATGCTGATAGGGCTGCAGGGGAAGAAGGAGGCGGAGGGCTTCGACGAGAGCGCGGCGGTGGACTCGGAGATCACCAGCAAGATGAGCAAGAGCAAGCCTGAGACATCGATCTTCGTGCACGACGGCAAAGAAGTGATACTGAAGAAGCTCAACTCTGCCTACTGCCCTGCGAAGGTCCTCGAAGGGAACGCTCCAATGGAGTACTCGAAGTACATCATCTTCAGGAAACAGAAGACCCTCAAGGTCGAGCGGCCTGAGAAGTTCGGCGGCAACGAGGAGTTCGCCTCCTATGAGGAGCTGGAAACAGCCTTCCTCGCTGGCAAGCTGCACCCGGCGGACCTGAAGAGGGGTGTAGGGGAGTCTCTGGACAGGATAATCTCTCCGATCAGGGAGCACTTCGAGAAAGACCCTGCCGCCAGGCGCCTCTACATGGCGGTCAAGTCTGCAGAGACGACGAGGTAA
- a CDS encoding aspartate aminotransferase family protein, producing the protein MSSEYRASTRKSRALFERAKKVFAGGVNHNARFYEPYPIFVKKAKGQHIWDEDGRRYTDYWMGHLALILGHSPDVVVKALAEQIPEGTHFGMSSRLSVELGEEVQRAVRCAEMLRFCNTGAEATMYLVRLARGSTRKRVIVKMAGGWHGYNTELNKGVQRPFGKPESAGILPEEQEFVVTAKFNDLEDARRVLKRARGDVAAILLEPVLGAGGCIPAERDYLKGLRELADETGALLAFDEIITGFRVAYGGAQEWYGVTPDLAAFGKVVGGGLPIGLVCGRKEIISLADPTRRAGFVSIGGGTFSENPLTMVAGLATLRLLRKDRTSIYPRLEVIGNSLRKRVDESFAESGKKTLTTGLGSLFMTHFVRGSDRSVKTRREEEEAYRKYALYLMTKGVFLLPGHPAGISLSHTNSNIAAFVRESQNFSAEAVA; encoded by the coding sequence TTGTCCAGCGAGTACCGGGCCTCGACGAGGAAGTCCCGGGCCCTCTTCGAGCGTGCCAAGAAGGTCTTCGCAGGAGGGGTCAACCACAACGCGAGGTTCTACGAGCCCTACCCGATCTTCGTCAAGAAGGCGAAGGGCCAGCACATCTGGGACGAGGACGGGAGGAGGTACACCGACTACTGGATGGGGCACTTGGCCCTGATACTTGGCCACTCGCCGGACGTGGTGGTGAAGGCGCTCGCGGAGCAGATTCCTGAGGGGACGCACTTTGGCATGAGCAGCCGACTGTCCGTGGAGCTGGGTGAGGAGGTCCAGAGGGCGGTAAGGTGCGCAGAGATGCTGCGGTTCTGCAACACCGGGGCCGAGGCGACGATGTACCTGGTGAGGCTCGCGCGGGGGTCCACACGGAAGAGGGTCATAGTGAAGATGGCGGGGGGCTGGCACGGGTACAACACGGAGCTCAACAAAGGGGTCCAGAGGCCGTTCGGCAAGCCCGAGAGCGCCGGGATACTGCCGGAGGAGCAAGAGTTCGTGGTCACTGCTAAGTTCAACGACCTCGAGGACGCCCGAAGGGTCCTGAAGCGAGCCAGAGGCGACGTGGCCGCGATACTCCTCGAGCCGGTCCTCGGGGCGGGCGGGTGCATCCCAGCCGAGAGGGACTACCTAAAGGGCCTGAGGGAGCTGGCGGATGAAACGGGTGCGCTCCTCGCCTTCGACGAGATAATCACAGGCTTCAGGGTCGCCTACGGCGGCGCGCAGGAGTGGTATGGGGTGACCCCGGACCTGGCGGCGTTCGGGAAGGTCGTTGGAGGGGGCCTGCCGATAGGGCTCGTCTGCGGGCGGAAGGAGATCATTTCCCTTGCGGACCCGACGAGGAGGGCGGGATTCGTCTCGATTGGGGGCGGGACATTCTCGGAGAACCCCCTTACGATGGTGGCTGGGCTCGCGACGCTCAGACTACTTCGCAAGGACAGGACCTCGATCTATCCCCGGCTTGAAGTAATTGGGAACTCTCTTAGAAAGAGGGTAGACGAATCCTTCGCAGAGTCTGGCAAGAAGACACTTACGACTGGGCTCGGTTCTCTGTTCATGACCCACTTCGTGAGGGGGTCCGACAGGTCTGTGAAGACTCGGAGGGAAGAAGAGGAAGCCTACCGAAAGTACGCCCTTTACCTGATGACCAAAGGAGTGTTTCTTCTTCCGGGACACCCTGCCGGCATTTCGCTCTCACACACGAACTCGAACATCGCAGCCTTCGTTCGGGAGAGCCAGAACTTCTCGGCAGAAGCAGTTGCCTGA
- the aspS gene encoding aspartate--tRNA(Asn) ligase, translating into MKDEDSRVRSAAEVVSSEPGTQVEVKGWVARKHAVGGLVFAVVRDGSGYVQVSAKKGLASDEAFNAAKSVTRESAVIVRGEVKDDKRAPGGKEISASEFQVVSAAESWPITKTAVKSRSFLFDKRHLSIRGPKAIAAMRIRAEVIGAAFDYFRENGFQLISAPTFVQAAVEGGSTLFSVDYFGKKVNLSQSAQFYEEAALPALQKVWIFQPAFRAEKSKTSKHLTEFWMIEAEQAFTEQPENMKVQEGLLSSMAGRVLDRRKAELAVLGRTLKRPEVPFPRMSYDEARGIAEKKGLGFEWGDDLPTEAERAISMTMESPFFVTDYPLSARSFYHMTYPDRPKVTKSADLIAPEGFGELATGGQRIHDHKELMQRISGQDLPVDSFSWYLELRKFGMPPHSGFGIGVERSTRWIAGLKHIRSASLFPRTVSRISP; encoded by the coding sequence TTGAAAGACGAGGACTCTAGAGTCAGGTCAGCAGCCGAGGTCGTCTCGTCCGAGCCGGGGACACAAGTCGAGGTAAAGGGCTGGGTGGCGAGGAAGCACGCGGTGGGGGGGCTGGTCTTCGCCGTAGTGAGAGACGGTTCCGGCTATGTGCAGGTCTCTGCGAAGAAGGGCCTTGCCAGCGACGAGGCCTTCAACGCAGCAAAGTCTGTCACAAGAGAGTCTGCGGTTATCGTAAGAGGAGAGGTGAAGGACGACAAGAGGGCCCCCGGCGGAAAGGAGATATCCGCCAGCGAGTTCCAGGTTGTCTCCGCCGCCGAGAGCTGGCCCATCACGAAGACGGCTGTCAAGTCTCGGTCTTTCCTGTTCGACAAGAGGCACCTGAGCATCAGAGGCCCGAAGGCGATAGCGGCGATGAGGATCAGGGCCGAGGTGATAGGCGCCGCTTTCGACTACTTCCGCGAGAACGGATTCCAGCTGATCTCGGCCCCGACCTTCGTGCAGGCCGCAGTCGAGGGCGGTTCCACTCTCTTCTCCGTGGACTACTTCGGCAAGAAGGTCAACCTCTCGCAGAGCGCACAGTTCTACGAGGAGGCCGCGCTCCCTGCGCTCCAGAAGGTCTGGATCTTTCAGCCCGCCTTCAGGGCCGAGAAGTCGAAGACGTCAAAGCACCTGACCGAGTTCTGGATGATAGAAGCGGAGCAGGCCTTCACTGAGCAGCCTGAGAACATGAAGGTCCAGGAGGGGCTCCTCTCCTCGATGGCGGGGCGGGTCCTCGACAGGAGGAAGGCGGAGCTCGCGGTCCTCGGCAGGACCCTGAAGCGCCCCGAGGTCCCGTTCCCTAGGATGAGCTACGACGAGGCGCGAGGGATAGCTGAGAAGAAGGGCCTGGGGTTCGAGTGGGGAGACGACCTACCCACCGAGGCCGAGAGGGCGATCAGCATGACGATGGAGTCCCCCTTCTTCGTCACCGACTATCCCCTGAGCGCGAGGAGCTTCTACCACATGACCTACCCGGACAGGCCCAAGGTGACCAAGTCAGCCGACCTCATAGCGCCCGAAGGGTTCGGGGAGCTGGCTACTGGAGGGCAGAGGATCCACGACCACAAGGAGCTGATGCAGCGGATCTCCGGGCAGGACCTCCCCGTGGATTCCTTCTCCTGGTACCTGGAGCTGCGCAAGTTCGGCATGCCGCCTCACTCCGGGTTCGGGATCGGGGTCGAGCGCTCGACAAGGTGGATCGCCGGGCTCAAGCACATCAGGTCAGCGAGCCTCTTCCCCCGGACAGTTTCACGGATCTCTCCCTAG
- a CDS encoding protoheme IX farnesyltransferase: MTLSDYVALTKPKIVPLLLMVAVGSAVVAARTIPSLLIIIGLLVGGAATSAGALALNSYLEMGIDAKMKRTMNRPLPAKKIVPATHALLLGFGLIIAGLAVALLTLNYLATIFIALGAFVYVPVYTMFLKPRTTWNIVLGGFAGSCAALAGWYAVTSAFAEYGWVLGALVFVWTPSHFWSLAVITEQDYSSVGIPMLPSVLGPARASKYIVANTLLLIPVSLLLAFYLSGLGLAVYLVVTVVFDALLLGTNIKVLRSPTKENAWLAFKFSSPYLAVIFLAAMAAAVL; encoded by the coding sequence ATGACACTATCTGATTACGTCGCGCTGACAAAGCCGAAGATCGTCCCCCTGCTCCTCATGGTCGCGGTGGGGTCGGCTGTCGTTGCCGCTCGCACGATCCCGTCGCTACTGATTATCATTGGCCTCCTCGTGGGAGGAGCGGCCACCTCAGCCGGGGCGCTCGCCCTGAACAGCTACCTCGAGATGGGGATCGACGCGAAGATGAAGAGGACGATGAACAGGCCACTTCCCGCAAAGAAGATCGTCCCGGCCACGCATGCGCTCCTTCTCGGGTTTGGACTGATCATTGCCGGGCTCGCAGTCGCGCTCCTGACCCTCAACTACCTGGCCACCATCTTCATCGCCCTCGGCGCCTTCGTATACGTCCCGGTCTACACCATGTTCCTGAAGCCAAGGACGACTTGGAACATCGTCCTAGGGGGGTTCGCGGGGAGCTGCGCCGCGCTGGCAGGCTGGTATGCGGTGACTTCTGCCTTCGCTGAGTACGGGTGGGTCCTCGGGGCGCTGGTCTTCGTCTGGACCCCTAGCCACTTCTGGAGCTTGGCGGTGATCACCGAACAGGACTACAGCTCAGTCGGAATTCCCATGCTGCCCTCGGTCCTCGGTCCCGCCCGGGCGTCGAAGTACATAGTGGCCAACACGCTCCTCCTGATACCCGTCAGCCTCCTGCTGGCCTTCTATCTCAGCGGGCTAGGCCTCGCCGTTTACCTCGTGGTTACAGTCGTTTTCGACGCCTTGCTGCTCGGGACCAACATCAAGGTGCTCCGCTCGCCGACGAAGGAGAACGCCTGGCTCGCGTTCAAGTTCTCCAGCCCCTACCTCGCGGTCATCTTCCTGGCGGCGATGGCGGCCGCGGTCCTCTGA
- a CDS encoding superoxide dismutase gives MAKTYTLPQLPYAYNALEPHISEKTMTLHHTKHHQAYVNGANAALEKLEKARGGQMQIDTRAVLRDFSFNYDGHVLHSIFWPNLAPAGKGGGSAGGKLADWINRDFGGFDKFKTQFTDAAKTVEGSGWALLLHDPLTDSLVLTQIEKQNIMNLSGATILLGCDMWEHSYLYDVGPDRPKYIDNWWNVVNWVDVDARLGKVAK, from the coding sequence ATGGCTAAGACATACACACTTCCACAACTTCCATACGCATACAACGCGCTAGAACCGCACATTTCCGAGAAGACGATGACCCTCCATCACACAAAGCATCACCAGGCCTACGTAAACGGAGCGAATGCGGCCCTCGAGAAGCTTGAGAAGGCCAGAGGCGGCCAGATGCAAATCGACACTCGTGCAGTCCTCAGAGACTTCTCTTTCAACTACGACGGACACGTCCTTCACTCGATCTTCTGGCCCAACCTAGCGCCGGCTGGGAAAGGCGGGGGATCGGCGGGAGGGAAGCTCGCAGATTGGATCAACAGGGACTTCGGCGGGTTCGACAAATTCAAGACCCAATTCACCGATGCGGCCAAGACCGTAGAGGGTTCGGGCTGGGCCCTGCTGCTACACGACCCCCTGACAGACTCCCTGGTCCTGACCCAGATCGAGAAACAAAACATAATGAACCTGAGCGGAGCCACGATACTCCTCGGGTGTGACATGTGGGAACATAGTTACCTGTATGACGTTGGGCCAGACCGACCAAAGTACATAGACAACTGGTGGAACGTCGTCAACTGGGTGGATGTGGACGCTAGACTCGGGAAAGTTGCAAAGTAG